From a region of the Tenggerimyces flavus genome:
- a CDS encoding PAC2 family protein — MLDPGELYELEPDVPELDGAVLVHGLSGFVDAGSSTRLAIEHLRTTLDSRVIARFDADQLIDYRSRRPRIAFDQDHYTGYQQPVIEVVLVRDQDGTPFLILDGREPDVQWDRFVSGVTELFEAWNVGLAVELHAIPMAVPHTRPVAFTTHGNRTDLIAGERSWKHSVLIPASVGSLLELRLTERGHDTFGLAVHVPYYLAESEYATAAAAMVDSLAKATGLALPSSDLHEAAEQARVQIDEQTSSSTEVAQVVTQLEQQYDAYTAEESNRADLLQAAGGELPTGDELAESFERFLAEHERKDTGDNPD, encoded by the coding sequence ATGCTGGATCCGGGTGAGCTGTACGAACTCGAGCCCGACGTGCCCGAGCTCGACGGGGCGGTGCTGGTGCACGGCCTGAGCGGGTTCGTGGACGCGGGGAGCTCGACGCGGCTCGCGATCGAGCACCTGCGGACGACGTTGGACAGCCGGGTGATCGCGCGCTTCGACGCCGACCAGCTGATCGACTACCGGTCCCGGCGGCCGCGAATCGCGTTCGACCAGGACCACTACACGGGCTACCAGCAGCCGGTGATCGAGGTCGTGTTGGTGCGGGACCAGGACGGGACGCCGTTCCTCATCCTCGACGGCCGCGAGCCAGACGTGCAGTGGGACCGGTTCGTGTCCGGCGTCACCGAGCTCTTCGAGGCGTGGAACGTCGGCCTCGCGGTCGAGCTGCACGCGATCCCGATGGCCGTCCCGCACACCCGCCCGGTGGCGTTCACGACGCACGGCAACCGGACCGACCTCATCGCCGGCGAGCGCTCGTGGAAGCACTCGGTGCTGATCCCAGCGAGCGTCGGGTCGCTGCTCGAGCTGCGCCTGACCGAACGCGGACATGACACGTTCGGCCTGGCCGTGCACGTGCCGTATTACCTCGCCGAGTCCGAGTACGCGACCGCCGCCGCGGCCATGGTCGACTCACTCGCCAAGGCCACCGGCCTCGCCCTCCCCAGTTCCGACCTGCACGAGGCCGCCGAGCAGGCGCGCGTGCAGATCGACGAGCAGACGTCGTCGTCCACTGAGGTCGCGCAGGTGGTGACCCAGCTGGAGCAGCAGTACGACGCGTACACCGCCGAGGAGTCCAACCGCGCCGACCTCCTCCAAGCCGCCGGCGGCGAGCTCCCGACCGGCGACGAGCTGGCAGAGAGCTTCGAACGCTTCCTCGCCGAGCACGAGCGCAAGGACACCGGCGACAACCCCGACTAG
- a CDS encoding acyl-CoA dehydrogenase produces the protein MSHYKSNLRDTEFTLFDVLGRDELLGTGRYADVDVDTAKSILSEIARLAEDQVAASFEDGDRNPPVFDPATHSVTMPESLRASFNAWVDSEWWRLEIDQEIGGQPVPPSLRWAAAEFALGSNPAMFMYASGPRFATAIYRNATESQKRVAELMIERKWAATMVLTEPDAGSDVGAGRTKAFPQADGTWHIEGVKRFITAGEHDLSENIIHLVLARPVGVEGAGGPGTKGLSLFIVPKTRFDLQTGELGERNGVFATNVEHKMGLKVSTTCELTFGDGTPAVGYLLGEVHDGIRQMFQVIEYARMMVGTKAIATLSSGYLNALEYAKTRVQGRDLTRQSDRSAPSVPITNHPDVRRSLMTQKAYAEGLRALVLYTATQQDAIDIASFNGTTDDAAERLNDLLLPIVKGYGSERAWVQLGTESLQTFGGSGFLQDYPIEQYVRDAKIDTLYEGTTAIQGMDLFFRKIVKDNGQALGALSAEVSAFASSEAGNGRLKLERGLLASALENAQGIVGAMVGFLLKANPAGDNPDPTALYQVGQNTTRLLLALGDVVCAWLLLRKAEVAIARLDAGEVSAKDQAFYEGKVAAAQWFCSQVLPRLASERATAEGTTNDLMTLSEDAF, from the coding sequence ATGAGCCATTACAAGAGCAACCTCCGTGACACCGAGTTCACCCTCTTCGACGTACTGGGACGCGACGAGCTGCTCGGCACCGGGCGGTACGCCGACGTCGACGTCGACACCGCGAAGAGCATCCTGAGCGAGATCGCGCGGCTGGCCGAGGACCAGGTCGCGGCCTCGTTCGAGGACGGCGACCGCAATCCCCCGGTCTTCGATCCCGCGACGCACTCGGTGACGATGCCCGAGTCGCTGCGCGCGTCGTTCAACGCCTGGGTCGACTCCGAGTGGTGGCGGCTGGAGATCGACCAGGAGATCGGCGGCCAGCCCGTTCCGCCGTCACTGCGCTGGGCCGCGGCAGAATTCGCGCTGGGCTCCAACCCGGCCATGTTCATGTACGCGAGCGGCCCGCGCTTCGCGACCGCGATCTACCGCAACGCGACCGAGTCGCAGAAGCGGGTCGCGGAGCTCATGATCGAGCGCAAGTGGGCCGCGACGATGGTGCTCACCGAGCCGGACGCGGGCTCCGATGTCGGCGCCGGGCGTACGAAGGCGTTCCCGCAGGCCGACGGCACGTGGCACATCGAGGGCGTCAAGCGCTTCATCACCGCGGGCGAGCACGACCTGTCCGAGAACATCATCCACCTCGTGCTCGCGCGTCCGGTCGGCGTCGAGGGCGCCGGCGGCCCGGGCACGAAGGGGCTGTCGCTGTTCATCGTTCCAAAGACGCGCTTCGACCTGCAGACCGGCGAGCTCGGCGAGCGCAACGGCGTGTTCGCGACGAACGTCGAGCACAAGATGGGGCTGAAAGTTTCGACGACCTGTGAGCTGACTTTCGGCGACGGGACGCCGGCGGTCGGCTACCTGCTCGGCGAGGTGCACGACGGCATCCGGCAGATGTTCCAGGTGATCGAGTACGCGCGGATGATGGTCGGCACGAAGGCGATCGCGACGCTGTCGAGCGGGTACCTGAACGCGCTGGAGTACGCGAAGACACGCGTGCAGGGCCGCGATCTCACCCGGCAGAGCGACCGGTCCGCGCCGAGCGTGCCGATCACGAACCACCCGGACGTACGCCGTTCGCTGATGACGCAGAAGGCGTACGCGGAGGGCCTGCGCGCGCTCGTTCTCTACACCGCGACGCAGCAGGACGCGATCGACATCGCTTCGTTCAACGGTACGACGGACGACGCGGCGGAGCGGCTGAACGACCTGCTGCTGCCGATCGTCAAGGGGTACGGCTCGGAACGCGCGTGGGTGCAGCTCGGGACGGAGTCGCTGCAGACGTTCGGCGGCTCGGGCTTCCTGCAGGACTACCCGATCGAGCAGTACGTGCGGGACGCGAAGATCGACACGCTGTACGAGGGCACGACCGCGATCCAGGGCATGGACCTGTTCTTCCGGAAGATCGTGAAGGACAACGGCCAGGCTCTCGGCGCTCTTTCCGCGGAAGTTTCGGCGTTCGCCTCGTCCGAGGCGGGGAACGGGCGGCTCAAGCTCGAGCGCGGCCTGCTCGCGTCGGCGCTGGAGAACGCGCAGGGCATCGTCGGCGCGATGGTCGGGTTCTTGCTGAAGGCCAACCCGGCCGGCGACAACCCGGACCCGACGGCGCTGTACCAGGTCGGCCAGAACACGACCCGTCTGCTGCTCGCGCTGGGCGACGTGGTGTGCGCGTGGCTGCTGCTGCGCAAGGCCGAGGTCGCGATCGCGCGGCTCGACGCGGGCGAGGTGTCGGCGAAGGACCAGGCGTTCTACGAGGGCAAGGTCGCCGCGGCACAGTGGTTCTGCTCCCAGGTGCTGCCGCGGTTGGCTTCGGAGCGCGCGACCGCCGAGGGAACCACGAACGACCTGATGACGTTGTCCGAGGACGCCTTCTAA
- a CDS encoding RidA family protein, with translation MVDGYNPAGIWAPNGRSFQQGVIQGDGQVVHVTGQVAWDADSNVVGVGDAETQLEKAFDNVRVILEAVGGRLDDIVSQTIYFVDRDDLPAIQHVRSRHFPAETAPVSILIQAAGLVIPELVVEVVPIAVVPHDRFQQPA, from the coding sequence TTGGTTGACGGCTACAACCCCGCCGGGATCTGGGCGCCGAACGGGCGCTCGTTCCAGCAAGGCGTGATCCAGGGCGATGGTCAGGTCGTCCACGTCACCGGCCAGGTCGCCTGGGACGCCGACAGCAACGTGGTCGGTGTAGGGGACGCGGAAACCCAACTGGAGAAAGCGTTCGACAACGTTCGCGTGATTCTCGAGGCGGTCGGTGGAAGGCTCGACGACATCGTCTCGCAGACGATCTACTTCGTCGACCGCGACGATCTCCCCGCGATCCAGCACGTCCGTTCGAGGCACTTCCCCGCGGAGACCGCGCCGGTGAGCATCCTCATCCAGGCCGCGGGCCTGGTGATTCCGGAGCTCGTCGTCGAGGTCGTCCCGATCGCGGTCGTCCCGCACGACCGCTTCCAACAACCCGCATAA
- a CDS encoding LLM class F420-dependent oxidoreductase, which translates to MALTRLGLQIPSFTYPDTPPDRLFEKIAAIATTAEDSGFDSVWVMDHFYQLPHGVGPETDEMLEAYTLLGGIAARTRKALLGTMVTGVTYRNPAYLAKIISTLDTVSAGRAILGIGAGWNISEHEGYGYDFPSDGERLDRLEEALQICKAMFTEDRPSFEGKHYRIVNALNNPRPLRENGPPIMIGGGGERRTLKLVAQYGDASNIFGNPEQVRHKVGVIAKHCEDIGRDPAEITKTRLGSVIIAPTAEKAAELSEEVRQRFDAPKELWADRVIAGNPDQVLEQAQALVDAGLDGLLFNTPFAYDLDSIQLLGETLRQLKFSS; encoded by the coding sequence GTGGCACTGACCCGTCTCGGGCTCCAGATTCCCAGCTTCACCTATCCAGACACGCCGCCAGACCGGCTGTTCGAGAAGATCGCGGCGATCGCGACGACCGCCGAGGACTCGGGCTTCGACTCGGTCTGGGTCATGGACCACTTCTACCAACTCCCGCACGGCGTCGGCCCTGAGACCGACGAGATGCTGGAGGCGTACACGCTGCTCGGTGGCATCGCCGCGCGGACGCGCAAGGCGTTGCTCGGCACCATGGTCACCGGCGTCACCTACCGCAACCCGGCGTACCTCGCCAAGATCATCTCCACCCTCGACACCGTCTCCGCGGGCCGCGCGATCCTCGGCATCGGCGCCGGCTGGAACATCAGCGAGCACGAGGGGTACGGCTACGACTTCCCCTCCGACGGCGAGCGGTTGGACCGGCTCGAGGAAGCCCTGCAGATCTGCAAGGCGATGTTCACCGAGGACCGGCCGAGCTTCGAGGGCAAGCACTACCGAATCGTCAACGCACTTAACAATCCCCGCCCGCTGCGCGAGAACGGTCCGCCGATCATGATCGGCGGCGGTGGCGAACGACGGACGTTGAAGCTCGTCGCGCAGTACGGCGACGCCTCCAACATCTTCGGCAACCCGGAGCAGGTCCGGCACAAGGTCGGCGTGATCGCCAAGCACTGCGAGGACATCGGCCGCGACCCCGCGGAGATCACCAAGACCCGGCTCGGCTCGGTGATCATCGCACCAACTGCCGAGAAGGCCGCGGAACTCTCGGAGGAGGTCCGCCAGCGGTTCGACGCGCCGAAGGAGCTGTGGGCCGACCGCGTCATCGCCGGCAACCCGGACCAGGTTCTGGAGCAGGCGCAAGCGCTGGTTGACGCCGGCCTCGACGGCCTGCTGTTCAACACGCCGTTCGCGTACGATCTCGACAGCATCCAGCTGCTCGGCGAGACGCTGCGGCAGCTCAAGTTCTCTTCCTAG
- a CDS encoding VOC family protein has protein sequence MATKWTLGGDALDPIKLAEFWAAALGYVPEPGSYDDDCASLIDPDGVGPVIGWLRVPEAKTAKNRLHWAHGDRSHVSAAGGLPGIGSRCSAASGGLAATRRRPSAGGAVLGPRKPTPPSAVARLV, from the coding sequence ATGGCAACCAAGTGGACGCTCGGCGGCGACGCGCTCGACCCGATCAAGCTGGCGGAGTTCTGGGCCGCCGCTCTCGGCTACGTCCCCGAGCCCGGCTCCTACGACGACGACTGCGCCTCGCTCATCGATCCCGACGGCGTAGGCCCGGTGATCGGGTGGCTGCGCGTACCCGAGGCCAAGACCGCGAAGAATCGGCTGCACTGGGCTCATGGCGACCGCTCGCACGTGTCGGCCGCGGGCGGCCTCCCCGGCATCGGGTCGCGGTGCTCGGCGGCGTCGGGTGGCCTTGCGGCGACCAGACGGCGGCCTTCGGCCGGAGGGGCCGTCCTCGGACCCCGGAAGCCGACGCCGCCGAGCGCGGTGGCTCGGCTTGTGTGA
- a CDS encoding glycoside hydrolase family 43 protein, whose translation MGVVYEGNFPDPFVLRIEDERVGEGAHYYAYATNGTLGNVQLLASEDLSTWREVGDAMPALASWVIPGRTWAPEVLPWPDGRYAMYYTAHCRATDRQAVGVALADSPEGPFVDDTDGPLLDQDNGGSIDASPFVDGDGTTYLLWKNDGNAIGVDTWIYLQQLAGPRSLVGKVVELIKQDVPWEGNLVEGPFLWPRDGRYYLFYSANAFDRPEYGEGYAVADSPLGPFIKAAENPILAGGTEVAGPGHASMTTLEGRTWLAYHAWQPGKVKEPPGRQFWIDEVVWEDGRPTVARE comes from the coding sequence ATGGGAGTCGTTTACGAAGGCAACTTTCCTGATCCGTTCGTCCTCCGCATCGAGGACGAACGGGTCGGGGAGGGCGCCCACTACTACGCGTACGCGACGAACGGCACGCTCGGCAACGTGCAGCTGCTGGCGTCGGAAGATCTGTCGACCTGGCGCGAGGTGGGCGATGCGATGCCTGCCCTTGCGTCGTGGGTGATTCCCGGTCGTACCTGGGCGCCTGAGGTGCTGCCGTGGCCGGACGGCCGGTACGCGATGTACTACACCGCGCACTGCCGTGCGACCGACCGGCAGGCCGTCGGCGTCGCTCTCGCGGACTCGCCGGAGGGGCCGTTCGTCGACGACACCGACGGACCGCTGCTCGACCAGGACAACGGCGGCTCGATCGACGCGAGCCCGTTCGTCGACGGCGACGGTACGACGTACCTGCTGTGGAAGAACGACGGCAACGCGATCGGCGTCGACACCTGGATCTACCTGCAGCAGCTGGCGGGGCCGCGCTCGCTCGTCGGCAAGGTGGTAGAGCTGATCAAGCAGGACGTTCCGTGGGAGGGTAACCTCGTCGAGGGGCCGTTCCTCTGGCCGCGCGACGGTCGCTACTACCTGTTCTACTCGGCGAACGCGTTCGACCGACCCGAGTACGGCGAGGGCTACGCGGTCGCCGACTCACCGCTCGGACCGTTCATCAAGGCGGCCGAGAACCCCATCCTGGCTGGGGGTACCGAAGTTGCTGGGCCCGGGCACGCTTCGATGACGACGCTCGAGGGGCGGACCTGGCTCGCGTACCACGCCTGGCAACCAGGCAAGGTGAAAGAGCCACCCGGCCGCCAGTTCTGGATCGACGAGGTCGTCTGGGAGGACGGCCGCCCTACCGTCGCCCGCGAATAG
- a CDS encoding family 43 glycosylhydrolase, whose product MPVRRRPLTLVGIAALCGGLAAVSLVATPTAAAPNQKAEAAATYSNPVVQGYTIDFPDPAVIRGKDGVWYGYATGGPHDEQGTRGSSYKIGKSTDLVHWTEAGDVFNASNLPAYAAPGTGFWAPDVRYLNGQYLLYFTVPNTTTTTQGFDPAIGVATAPHPAGPWTPKAEPLIPARPVGGGFDTTIDPALFTDTDGTHYMYWGGYGTGLYVVKMSPDGLATVGEPKHIASSRFEGPNVLHRDGWYYLFASSANCCAGPTTGYTVFVGRSKNPLGPFVDRLGKTMLESRTGGTPVIAPNGNKWIGTGHHSAATDVSGEMYMAYHAIDRNDPWLDVSPGFTMRPMNLDRLDWIDGWPIVRAGLGASESGEKAPIAVGQIDDRFDDAAATKGRFVEVLGDLANAGPDAQSGGFGKLSGQYALALTKKNVSDSDVRVEADVRSGANGTVGVVARAGEPLGGVRAVIDAKRKQLRVETFVGGHVQSKSAPIPDGFDYGAWHVVALQARGRTVTADVTDARLADPWAEVSLKVPSRLDRTGRAGVTATGGGEVDNFSANPLYEPVRKVVPAPKPGKVDKAFSDEFNGGALGAGWSWVRDADPEAVVTGGEFKWPTQIADLVGDGTPSLLVRDQPTGNFTIETKLSIDLGVDTVRNYQQGGILVYVNDNEFLRFDIVAVEKTRIAEFGKETIFQGRRSWGGGVVGPPGETTWLRLVHTLDPKTGEHRYRAASSLDGKTWVWGLTWTLPANVTPKIGLTSQASLQGTTDQFGKALSQFDYFRVSRP is encoded by the coding sequence ATGCCCGTACGACGGCGTCCGTTGACGCTCGTGGGGATCGCCGCGCTCTGCGGCGGACTCGCCGCGGTGTCCCTCGTCGCTACGCCGACGGCAGCAGCACCGAACCAGAAGGCAGAGGCCGCGGCAACGTACTCCAACCCCGTCGTCCAGGGGTACACCATCGACTTCCCCGACCCGGCCGTCATCCGCGGCAAGGACGGGGTCTGGTACGGCTACGCCACCGGCGGTCCGCACGACGAGCAGGGCACCCGCGGTTCGTCGTACAAGATCGGTAAGTCCACCGACCTGGTGCACTGGACCGAGGCCGGCGACGTTTTCAACGCCTCGAACCTGCCGGCGTACGCGGCACCCGGCACCGGCTTCTGGGCCCCGGACGTCCGCTACCTCAACGGTCAGTACCTGCTGTACTTCACCGTCCCGAACACGACGACGACCACGCAGGGCTTCGACCCCGCGATCGGCGTCGCGACCGCGCCGCACCCGGCCGGTCCATGGACCCCCAAGGCCGAGCCGCTGATCCCCGCCAGGCCTGTGGGCGGTGGCTTCGACACGACCATCGACCCGGCGCTGTTCACCGACACCGACGGCACGCACTACATGTACTGGGGTGGGTACGGCACCGGCCTCTACGTCGTGAAGATGTCGCCCGACGGCCTCGCCACGGTCGGCGAGCCGAAGCACATCGCCTCGTCCCGCTTCGAGGGCCCGAACGTGCTGCACCGCGACGGCTGGTACTACCTGTTCGCCTCGTCCGCGAACTGCTGCGCCGGCCCGACCACCGGCTACACCGTGTTCGTCGGCCGGTCGAAGAACCCGCTCGGTCCGTTCGTCGACCGTCTCGGCAAGACAATGCTGGAGAGCCGCACCGGCGGCACCCCGGTGATCGCGCCGAACGGAAACAAGTGGATCGGCACTGGTCACCACTCGGCCGCGACCGACGTCAGCGGCGAGATGTACATGGCATACCACGCGATCGACCGCAACGACCCGTGGCTCGACGTCTCGCCGGGCTTCACGATGCGGCCGATGAACCTCGACCGGCTCGACTGGATCGACGGCTGGCCGATCGTGCGCGCCGGTCTGGGTGCTTCCGAGTCGGGGGAGAAGGCGCCGATCGCGGTCGGCCAGATCGACGACCGCTTCGACGACGCGGCCGCGACCAAGGGCCGGTTCGTCGAGGTGCTCGGTGACCTCGCGAACGCCGGTCCAGACGCGCAGTCGGGCGGCTTCGGCAAGCTGTCCGGTCAGTACGCGCTCGCGCTCACGAAGAAGAACGTGTCCGACTCCGACGTCCGCGTCGAGGCGGACGTCCGTTCCGGCGCGAACGGCACTGTCGGTGTCGTCGCCCGCGCGGGCGAACCGCTCGGCGGTGTCCGCGCGGTGATCGACGCCAAGCGCAAGCAGTTGCGCGTCGAGACGTTCGTCGGCGGCCATGTGCAGTCGAAGTCGGCGCCGATTCCCGACGGGTTCGACTACGGCGCTTGGCACGTGGTGGCGCTGCAGGCGCGTGGCCGTACGGTCACCGCCGACGTCACCGACGCGCGGCTCGCCGACCCGTGGGCCGAGGTCTCGCTGAAGGTGCCGAGTCGCCTGGACCGCACGGGGCGCGCCGGCGTCACCGCTACTGGTGGCGGCGAGGTCGATAACTTCTCGGCGAACCCGCTGTACGAGCCGGTGCGCAAGGTCGTTCCGGCGCCGAAGCCGGGCAAGGTCGACAAGGCGTTCTCGGACGAGTTCAACGGCGGCGCGCTCGGCGCCGGCTGGAGCTGGGTGCGCGACGCCGACCCGGAGGCGGTCGTCACCGGCGGCGAGTTCAAGTGGCCCACACAGATCGCCGACCTCGTCGGCGACGGCACGCCGAGCCTGCTGGTCCGCGACCAACCGACAGGTAACTTTACGATCGAGACCAAGCTGTCGATCGACCTCGGCGTCGACACGGTCCGCAACTACCAGCAGGGCGGAATCCTCGTCTACGTGAACGACAACGAGTTCCTGCGCTTCGACATCGTCGCGGTGGAGAAGACGCGGATCGCGGAGTTCGGCAAGGAGACGATCTTCCAGGGCCGGCGTTCGTGGGGCGGCGGCGTCGTCGGCCCGCCGGGGGAGACGACCTGGCTGCGGCTCGTGCACACGCTCGACCCGAAGACCGGCGAGCACCGCTACCGCGCCGCGTCGAGCCTGGACGGCAAGACCTGGGTGTGGGGCCTGACCTGGACGCTGCCCGCGAACGTCACGCCGAAGATCGGCCTGACCTCGCAGGCGTCGCTGCAGGGGACGACGGACCAGTTCGGTAAGGCACTCTCCCAGTTCGACTACTTCCGCGTCTCGAGGCCGTAG
- a CDS encoding cellulase family glycosylhydrolase has product MLSRSRRAPVWLMAGLALALVPIGAADARPPSTPDAEVAAARYEAESATISQGLVESNHAGFSGTGFVNYDNVTGSSVQFQVTAAQAGAAILTFGFANGTPTNRPMNIIVNGTTVAGAKPFQGTGAWTNWQQTAVNANLTAGTNTVRAVATTANGGPNVDYLELGSPGQPGATPVAANGQLRVCGTQLCNQNGTPIQLRGMSTHGLQWYRQCVNDSSLDALANDWQADIVRLSMYIQEGGYDTNPRMFTDLMHQLIDQVSARGMYVIVDWHMLDPGDPHANLEKAKTFFTEIAQRHKDKPNVLYEVANEPSGVSWSRIKSYHEQIVPVIRAQDPDAVVLLGTRAWSSLGVSDGGNEQEVIDSPVNASNVMYTFHFYAASHGSEYRTALSRAADRIPMFVTEFGTQEYTGDGPDDFNSSQQYLDLLAQKKISWTNWNYSDDERTGAAFTQGTCPNGPYAGTSRLKEAGSWVRDRIRTADSW; this is encoded by the coding sequence ATGCTGTCTCGATCACGACGTGCGCCGGTCTGGCTGATGGCCGGACTGGCGCTGGCGTTGGTTCCGATCGGCGCTGCTGATGCCCGCCCACCCTCGACGCCCGACGCGGAGGTGGCCGCCGCCAGGTACGAGGCGGAGAGCGCGACGATCTCGCAAGGACTGGTCGAGTCCAACCACGCCGGTTTCAGCGGCACCGGGTTCGTGAACTACGACAACGTGACCGGTAGCTCCGTCCAGTTCCAGGTGACCGCCGCGCAGGCGGGTGCCGCGATCCTCACGTTCGGGTTCGCCAACGGGACGCCCACCAACCGACCCATGAACATCATCGTGAACGGCACGACCGTCGCCGGCGCCAAGCCGTTCCAGGGAACGGGCGCGTGGACCAATTGGCAGCAGACCGCCGTCAATGCCAACTTGACGGCGGGCACGAACACCGTCCGCGCCGTGGCGACGACCGCGAACGGAGGCCCGAACGTCGACTACCTCGAGCTTGGCTCACCCGGCCAGCCCGGCGCGACGCCGGTCGCCGCGAACGGTCAGCTGCGCGTGTGCGGCACCCAGCTGTGCAACCAGAACGGCACGCCGATCCAGCTGCGCGGCATGAGCACGCACGGCCTGCAGTGGTACCGGCAGTGCGTGAACGACTCGTCGCTCGACGCGCTGGCGAACGACTGGCAGGCGGACATCGTGCGGCTGTCGATGTATATCCAGGAGGGTGGGTACGACACCAACCCGCGGATGTTCACCGATCTCATGCACCAGCTGATCGACCAGGTGTCGGCGCGCGGCATGTACGTGATCGTCGACTGGCACATGCTCGACCCGGGCGACCCGCACGCGAACCTGGAGAAGGCGAAGACGTTCTTCACCGAGATCGCCCAGCGACACAAGGACAAGCCGAACGTCCTGTACGAGGTGGCGAACGAGCCGAGCGGCGTGAGCTGGTCGCGGATCAAGAGCTACCACGAGCAGATCGTCCCCGTGATCCGCGCTCAGGATCCCGACGCGGTCGTTCTGCTGGGCACGCGCGCATGGTCCTCGCTCGGCGTCTCCGACGGCGGGAACGAGCAGGAGGTCATCGACTCGCCGGTGAACGCGTCGAACGTGATGTACACGTTCCACTTCTACGCGGCGTCGCATGGCTCGGAGTACCGGACCGCGCTGTCGCGGGCGGCGGACCGGATCCCGATGTTCGTCACGGAGTTCGGCACGCAGGAGTACACCGGTGACGGGCCGGACGACTTCAACTCCTCGCAGCAGTACCTCGACCTGCTGGCGCAGAAGAAGATCAGCTGGACGAACTGGAACTACTCCGACGACGAGCGCACGGGTGCGGCGTTCACCCAGGGCACCTGCCCGAACGGTCCGTACGCGGGCACCAGCCGGCTGAAGGAGGCCGGTAGCTGGGTGCGCGACCGGATCCGTACGGCGGACAGCTGGTAG